Proteins encoded within one genomic window of Eurosta solidaginis isolate ZX-2024a chromosome 1, ASM4086904v1, whole genome shotgun sequence:
- the LOC137237059 gene encoding protein transport protein Sec24C-like codes for MPNPIRVIIENKNSAGGAFITNEQGLLPPLVTTKYVVEDQGNSSPRYFRSSLYYIPATADLLKTTALSITLSVSPMARTVEGEYEPPIVNFGELGAIRCNRCKAQ; via the exons atgccaaatccgataagagttatcattgaaaataaaaatagcgctggtggtgcttttattactaatgaacagggtttattaccaccattggtgaccactaaatatgtggtagaagatcagggtaactcctcgccacgttactttag gtcgtctttgtattacatacctgcaacagctgatttattaaaaacaacagcgttgtccattacacttagcgtctcaccaatggcacgcacggttgagggtgaatatgagccacccattgtaaattttggtgaattgggtgcaattagatgtaatcgttgcaaggctcaatag